In Pangasianodon hypophthalmus isolate fPanHyp1 chromosome 5, fPanHyp1.pri, whole genome shotgun sequence, the DNA window AAGTTCCTTGATTGGTTCGAAGGCTGTCCAAAAATGTATCAGCGAACACAGGTCTTGCTTGAGATTGAGGAGTGGGttggagagggagagggaacaCCTAAAGTGGGCAGTACTACTGAGGCCTTTGTGTACACTACCACCACTTACGAGCCTGAGTGGCTCCAGTATACTACCTTCGACAGCTATGATGCATATGGGGATCATGGTCTGCACTACAAGAGTCGAGAAGCCAGAGACTCTGACAATGTAATTTCCTGACTATCTTTGACAGGTTTCTCTGCAGCGATACACACAGCCATACACGCAGGTTTCACACAGTGACAGAATTCATTCCTTTTTGCATTGGAAAATAAGCGTTAATAAGAAATAATGATTTTGAATGCTAGTTTATTC includes these proteins:
- the LOC113547066 gene encoding gamma-glutamylaminecyclotransferase B; this encodes MTRIFIYGTLKKGQPNHYRMLDTAKGNVKFLGCARTVDKYPLVIAGKYNIPFLLNVPGEGQRVQGEIYSVDDPMLKFLDWFEGCPKMYQRTQVLLEIEEWVGEGEGTPKVGSTTEAFVYTTTTYEPEWLQYTTFDSYDAYGDHGLHYKSREARDSDNVIS